A genome region from Primulina eburnea isolate SZY01 chromosome 9, ASM2296580v1, whole genome shotgun sequence includes the following:
- the LOC140840720 gene encoding probable indole-3-pyruvate monooxygenase YUCCA9, whose protein sequence is MILGNVVKYGLKRPSVGPLELKNTQGKTPVLDIGALERIKTRDIRVVPGIKKFTRDMVELLNGEKLEIDSVILATGYCSNVPFWLQETEFFSNNGFPNAPFPNGWKGKDGLYVVGFARRGLSGISTYATKISQDIGGLWRHNLRHKKQGVPIQRRFITTFQSKGP, encoded by the exons ATGATACTCGGAAACGTCGTGAAATACGGGCTGAAACGGCCATCTGTTGGACCATTGGAGCTGAAGAACACTCAAGGGAAGACTCCAGTTCTAGACATTGGTGCACTTGAGCGAATCAAAACAAGGGATATCCGAGTTGTCCCTGGCATTAAGAAGTTTACGCGCGACATGGTCGAGCTTCTTAATGGCGAAAAACTTGAGATCGATTCGGTTATTCTGGCGACTGGATACTGCAGTAACGTCCCTTTTTGGCTGCAG GAAACTGAATTCTTTTCCAACAACGGGTTTCCAAATGCTCCATTCCCAAATGGATGGAAAGGAAAAGATGGACTCTACGTCGTTGGATTCGCGAGGAGAGGGTTATCCGGTATATCCACATACGCCACGAAAATATCCCAAGATATTGGAGGCCTTTGGAGACATAATTTGAGGCATAAGAAGCAAGGAGTCCCCATCCAAAGAAGATTCATTACAACTTTTCAATCAAAGGGGCCTTGA
- the LOC140841264 gene encoding glutaredoxin-like: MASMSGASQLAKGFDSLSFRTQFAALYRLPNVVSTFYSGNNVKLSKTISRNSQLIKMRPMCSASFGQGTEDTVKKTVAGNPVVVYSKTWCSFSSEVKYLLKSVGVEPFVIELDQLGSQGQDLQKALEKLTGQSTVPNVFIGSKHIGGCTDTVQLHQEGKLEPLLAEAGAKKSES; this comes from the exons ATGGCGTCAATGTCGGGGGCGTCTCAGCTCGCAAAGGGCTTCGATTCCCTCTCTTTTCGTACCCAATTTGCCGCTCTTTATCGCCTCCCTAATGTTGTTTCAACTTTTTACTCGGGCAATAATGTTAAACTAAGCAAAACCATTTCAAGAAATTCGCAGCTCATCAAGATGCGGCCGATGTGTTCTGCGTCATTCGGACAGGGAACGGAAGACACCGTCAAGAAGACCGTCGCAGGAAACCCAGTTGTCGTTTACTCCAAAACTTGGTGCTC GTTCTCATCGGAGGTGAAGTATTTATTGAAGAGTGTTGGCGTCGAGCCATTTGTTATTGAGTTGGATCAATTAG GCTCTCAGGGACAAGATCTACAGAAGGCTTTGGAAAAGCTAACTGGACAGTCCACTGTTCCCAATGTGTTTATAG GGAGCAAGCATATCGGTGGCTGTACAG atactGTCCAGCTGCATCAAGAAGGAAAACTTGAGCCTCTGTTGGCCGAAGCTGGTGCCAAAAAGTCAGAGAGCTAG